The Motacilla alba alba isolate MOTALB_02 chromosome 3, Motacilla_alba_V1.0_pri, whole genome shotgun sequence DNA window TGGCGGGGCTGCCGCGGTGCCCCGCCCCCAGCCGCCGGTGGCGCGGCTCTGGGCACTGCCGCGGGCGCGGCGCCCGCCCGCCatggcgctgctgctgctgcagctcctgcgGCGGCTGCTGCGCTACCTCGGCTGGCCGCACCAGCAGGTGAGAGCCCGCGGCGGCTGCCTGCGCCCGGAGCGCCGCTCGGGCGGGGCGTCTCGCCTGCGGCCGCTTGGCTGGGCGGAGGGAGGGAAGGTCGGCaccgcgggcggcggggcggctTCAGCGCCCTCCTTGCCCGCGGCCGAGTTAGTCGGAACACGCTGCCCGCACCTGGGGTCACTGCCCTGACACAGCCAAGAGGCGCTTTTTGCCCTGAGCCGAAGAAAGCCAGTGGTGTTGGCTGCTCGTGCTCTGCTGTTCCAAATAAAAGGCTACGTAGCCCTCCGCCAGTAGCAGCTAACGCCGTGCGTTCGGGAGCCGGGAGGGGTGCGGCGGGGCAGCTGGAAGGGGCGCTGAGGCCGTGCCACGGGCTGGTGTCGGAGCGTGAGGTCGTGGGCGGCTCCTCTGGGGGCTGTTGGCAGtgaggcactgctgcagcttgtgCTCCTGAGACAATCCCGGCGTTGGTGGTGGGAAAACAGCGACTCTCTCCAGGAGTGCTGATTTGGCTGAGCTGCCCTCGTTACTTTCTGGTTCCGTTGTTGGaagctgttggtttttttgacAGGCCGCGTTTTTTGAAACTCACGCGTTTGGCAGCAGTATCAGTCGTGCTCTCGGAACATGCCTTCCTTCAGCAGCCTCATCGGGAGGGCATTTCCAGCAGTTATATGCTGTCATAAGGAAGTATCAGGCCAAGGTAtgttaaatttatttcactACTTTGCTAATTGTTCTTTCCCAAGACTTACACAGCTGCACGTAGTTAATTAAATGGGCACTTTTGTCAGTATCTCAAGATATTGGCCGTTGTGCCTCTttgaaatattctgtattttggCAGTGCTTTAGGCACTGTCGTACCAGTGTAGGCCTCTTTGGACTTCCAGCTTGAGAAGAGCATTGTAAAGTTAGGTTAACCAAATTGCATTATATTAAATTATCTGTAACATAGAGTAATGAAATAACTACTGGGGGCTTTGATTTTGCTTCTCAGGTTCaaaggttttctgctttttaggTAACatctgtttgcaaaaaaaaggaatatggATCTACTCGAAGTGTTGTCCGTAGACTTGGGACAATTCTGTCCTTGGAGCCCTACCCCAGACCTTACTTTCAAGTAAGAAGTTTATTGTTATGTGTTTACTTCACATGTTTGTATTTTCTCGTTTCTTAATTTAATGATAggtttcctcttctttttagATTGTGTAATTGTGTGGTGCATCCCTTATACTCACTGTTTTCAACCTAATTATAGCACtgtttaaaaattcctttttgctGAGCCAAAACCTTCAGTATGTGCTGAATCCAGTTTCCCTTCATAccttttttttggctttttttttttagtttgttcaAGACCCAAGTCCATTGGGTTATGATGAACAaagtgcagctccagctcctgtggctcCATCACTTGCTGATGTCCTGTGGGTGGCAAATGACGAAGGACAAGCATGTACTAGACTTAGGTAAGtaaaagtgtaaaaataaataaaagaaataaattttgctttctttgtggtGCATGATTTTGTCTttaagtttattttcctttattcctaaCCTTTTCTTGGAAACATTTTGGGTTTCTGAGGTTGCGGGGGAGGGAGAGTACTTTCTGTATTAGGACAATGTAATTCTGCTTCATTATTGGCATTTGTTTTGTCTGTGACCTTTGTGGTACTTGCCagtaatgaaaatgaaataaatggatGAATTCAAATGACACACTTTTCTTTGGAGAAGTTAAAATACAGTGTATTTCATCTTATGTTTCCTGAGGCATAATTGTTAAAGTTTCTTTGTAACAGCTGTTAAATAGCAAAAGAACAAGAACATTgttgaaagaacaaaaaaatcctggcCTGTTTTGTCCTGCTCTTGCTGTTCTTTAGCTGTCCAGATTCACAGAACTATGACAGTTCATTCTTTTGTTGTTCCATTCTTTGTTCCTCCTCCTCTAGCTCTGTGGGATGTTCTTCAAGAGCAACTATTCTACCTGATATCTATTCCTTCTCAAGCAGTGTTTATAGCAAGGGGGTTTTGGCAAATCAGAAAGCAGTGCTTCAGGTCTGATTTGAAGTAAAAGGATGTTTAAAATAAGGGAAAAGGTCCGGGCTTTTTTCTCACCAAAGTTTAGTGCATCTTAAGTGAATCAggtaaatttaatttctttctggtaGTTTGATTTTATACTTCTATTTTAAGTTTTTCTCTGCAGACACAGACTTgaaacagttttttaaattaaaacctgaGACAGCACAATTTTCTAATGCTGTCTTTGGTTATAGTAGCTTACAGAAGGTAAGATTATTGTTCAGTGAGTCTGTAttaaacattattattttcaagtaCCTTTTCTGAAGATTGTAACTACTTCATGGCAGTGTTCTTAGAGTTTGATAAATGACTAAAATTTTTGAAACCTAATTAAGAGATCGTTATTCTTTGTTCCTCTTGCCTTTCATGTAGCAAGAAGGGAGAGACACCTTACGGTGTCAGTCTAATAACTATTGAATAATGACGATCCTACTGTATGACTTTATGATGTTTAATTATCCCTGAGTGAATTATCTGACTAATTCTTTTGATGACTTTGCAAGGATCTTCATTGTACTTGAGCAAAGGGAGACTTGAAACATTTCATAAGTTATGCGCGGTTAAAAGTGTGGTTTCCTTAAATAGTTGGAAAAGTTAGGTCTTGCTAAGTGACAATAACTTGCTTGAACAGCCCAAGTAGTTTTGAGGTTTTCGTTGTTGGCTGAGCCTTTTGGaactgtgtcttttttttttggtttgtagGACTGAAttgaggagaaaagagaaaagtacaGCTCCTCCTGATCCATATCCACGTCTGGATTCAATACAGCGCATTCCAAAAAACAGTGCACAAAAAGTCGGTGTGGATCAAGCAGCACTCCAGAAAATTTCTGCACTTGAAGATGAGCTGACCTTTCTTCGTGCTCAGATTGCTGCAATTGTTTCAGTGCAGACCTTGGGAAGCATTCCCTCAAGTAAGCCCTTCTGATTTGAAGCAAACCagtgttcctttttttttgctttagagCTTGTCGTGTCTGATATTGGTAGAGAACATCTTTAACTTCT harbors:
- the MTFR2 gene encoding mitochondrial fission regulator 2 → MALLLLQLLRRLLRYLGWPHQQAAFFETHAFGSSISRALGTCLPSAASSGGHFQQLYAVIRKYQAKVTSVCKKKEYGSTRSVVRRLGTILSLEPYPRPYFQFVQDPSPLGYDEQSAAPAPVAPSLADVLWVANDEGQACTRLRTELRRKEKSTAPPDPYPRLDSIQRIPKNSAQKVGVDQAALQKISALEDELTFLRAQIAAIVSVQTLGSIPSKAFKTLSTPDGFYPLPAMTSTPLSVSHHHFVIPSPPPLPSGAPSGVDASNSALELIKQRRAARNSDSAAANNTDHQRTNTFPSMMDVLKDLNKVQLRAVERSPGGTPLSRPKKMQSSDWDPIAVLTHALKQKFAHQNYDEDDSLDKENNSFDSSPFSSPEVPVVGCCSLKPNAKLSLTRTDGVKQVPAWKARAHI